A stretch of Streptomyces vietnamensis DNA encodes these proteins:
- a CDS encoding flavin-containing monooxygenase, protein MTETAPPTAPVVDLLCVGAGFSGLYAAYKAVEKGWTFAGFELAPDVGGTWFWNTYPGARCDVESVYYSYSFSQELLQEWTWSERFAPQAEILSYINHVADRFDLRRHFSFNTQVTSATWLPDERLWEVALGSGETRRGRHLLAASGGLSTPKDFDVPGLENFTGTTVSTSRWNIPLSDLAGKRVAVIGTGSSAVQCIPLIAEVAEHLTVFQRTPNYVFPARNAPLSADYVDEIKSNYTAIREECRHSLGGIPDRIPDAAAFDVSDEERRERYERAYVRSGFNGVGGEFSDLLTDARANETAAEFVREKIRQIVHDPKTAAVLEPRFHPLGAKRSCFGTDYYETFNRPDVSVVSLRDEPIDTMTSDSIVTRGGSYEVDAIVLAIGFDAFTGPLFALNVSTPEAGRLQDAWSDGVRTYLGVMAAGFPNFFMIAGPQSPALASNVVVTIEQAVDWITDLIGHAKAVGADVIEPTAEAQDDWVKITEDTVNQTLYATADSWYRGSNVAGKPATFLGYVGGVGKYRRMCTELAKRGYPGIELDGETVGRRLGRIDREIA, encoded by the coding sequence ATGACTGAGACCGCTCCACCCACCGCACCCGTCGTCGACCTCCTCTGTGTCGGTGCGGGATTCTCAGGCCTCTACGCGGCCTACAAGGCCGTCGAGAAGGGCTGGACATTCGCAGGATTCGAGCTCGCGCCCGATGTCGGCGGCACCTGGTTCTGGAACACGTACCCCGGCGCCCGGTGCGACGTCGAGAGCGTCTACTACTCCTACTCGTTCAGTCAGGAGCTTCTGCAGGAATGGACGTGGAGCGAGCGCTTCGCTCCGCAGGCCGAGATCCTGAGCTACATCAACCACGTCGCGGACCGCTTCGACCTGCGCAGGCACTTCAGCTTCAACACCCAGGTGACGTCCGCGACCTGGCTCCCGGACGAGCGGCTCTGGGAGGTGGCCCTCGGCTCCGGCGAGACCCGGCGGGGCCGCCATCTGCTCGCCGCCTCGGGCGGTCTCTCGACGCCCAAGGACTTCGACGTGCCGGGCCTGGAGAACTTCACCGGGACCACGGTCTCGACGAGCCGGTGGAACATTCCGCTGAGCGACCTGGCGGGCAAGCGCGTCGCCGTGATCGGCACCGGGTCGTCCGCGGTGCAGTGCATCCCGCTCATCGCCGAGGTCGCCGAGCACCTCACCGTGTTCCAGCGCACCCCCAACTACGTGTTCCCCGCCCGGAACGCCCCGCTGTCGGCGGACTACGTCGACGAGATCAAGAGCAACTACACGGCGATCCGTGAGGAGTGCCGCCACTCGCTCGGTGGCATCCCGGACCGCATCCCGGACGCCGCGGCGTTCGACGTCTCCGACGAGGAACGGCGTGAGCGTTACGAACGGGCCTATGTGCGCAGCGGATTCAACGGCGTCGGCGGCGAGTTCTCCGATCTGCTGACCGACGCGAGGGCCAACGAGACCGCGGCGGAGTTCGTGCGCGAGAAGATCCGCCAGATCGTCCACGACCCGAAGACCGCCGCCGTCCTCGAACCCCGCTTCCACCCGCTCGGCGCCAAGCGCAGCTGTTTCGGCACCGACTACTACGAGACCTTCAACCGGCCCGACGTCTCGGTGGTCTCCCTGCGCGACGAGCCGATCGACACCATGACGAGCGACAGCATCGTCACGAGGGGCGGCTCCTACGAGGTCGACGCCATCGTGCTGGCGATCGGGTTCGACGCCTTCACCGGCCCGCTGTTCGCACTGAACGTCTCCACCCCGGAGGCCGGCAGGCTGCAGGACGCGTGGAGCGACGGAGTCCGGACGTACCTGGGCGTCATGGCCGCCGGGTTCCCCAACTTCTTCATGATCGCCGGACCTCAGAGCCCCGCGCTCGCGAGCAACGTCGTGGTCACGATCGAGCAGGCCGTCGACTGGATCACCGATCTGATCGGGCACGCCAAGGCCGTGGGGGCCGACGTCATCGAGCCGACGGCCGAAGCCCAGGACGACTGGGTGAAGATCACCGAGGACACGGTGAACCAGACGCTCTACGCGACCGCCGACTCCTGGTACCGGGGTTCGAACGTGGCCGGCAAGCCGGCGACCTTTCTCGGTTACGTGGGCGGTGTCGGCAAGTACCGCCGGATGTGTACCGAACTCGCCAAGCGCGGCTACCCGGGCATCGAGCTCGACGGCGAGACCGTCGGCCGCCGCCTCGGCCGCATCGACAGGGAGATCGCATGA
- a CDS encoding hotdog domain-containing protein: MKVVHQRYVAHSEAHYAGNLVDGAFGLKLFGDAGTHLAITIDGHESLFAGYGSVEFLAPVRGGDVVEAEARLASKGRRSRTVDFELRIICRSVDDSGRAEVLAEPIVATRARGTAVVPADAATTAP, translated from the coding sequence ATGAAGGTCGTGCACCAGCGCTACGTCGCCCATTCCGAGGCGCACTACGCGGGGAACCTCGTCGACGGGGCCTTCGGGCTGAAGCTCTTCGGAGACGCCGGAACGCACCTGGCGATCACCATCGACGGCCACGAGAGCCTGTTCGCCGGGTACGGGTCGGTCGAGTTCCTCGCCCCGGTCCGCGGCGGCGACGTGGTCGAGGCCGAGGCGCGCCTGGCGTCGAAGGGAAGGCGCAGCCGGACCGTCGACTTCGAGCTGCGGATCATCTGCAGGTCCGTCGACGACAGCGGCCGGGCCGAGGTGCTGGCGGAGCCCATCGTGGCCACTCGGGCGCGGGGGACGGCCGTCGTGCCGGCCGACGCCGCGACGACGGCACCGTGA
- a CDS encoding MFS transporter, with protein MTEINEPVGLAGELRPRSAPRRGALIAVGALLVILTNAIMFILPPLLPIIQAQYGLTTVSAVMWIFTLLTLGGGAGYILLPRLADVSGDRNASVFASGCLAVGALVPAVGDSYPALLMGSTIMGFGSAAQLLPLGFLRRNLGEEGIITAVRVLVVASGVGIVVGMIGGGLIVETLSLRTFFCILAAACVATTIASFAAIPHVPPAESGGRIGLLGTVWLIAWVGAVLLTLTQGLVWGGAAVIPLIAGVVGGVLWVRVERKSSAAVFDVVLLKSPLVTVACLSMAVFGAVNAAFLLLLSTYSQVVPSSLPPGEAYGLGRTALQTGWLMVPFAVMFVVGGKVVDRLAAKGHGASVLVTGALLSAVGLAWLAPAHDRPWHYLVGAGVIGLGCSMGYAAGFGIAQMAVPEEKAGMAAGVAGTAMAIGIAFGSALITGVLSASVVSVPGTEVEVAEKSLYGTSYWISVGLALLIVVAVLVSRARNGRRVPAAAS; from the coding sequence ATGACTGAGATCAATGAACCGGTCGGCCTGGCAGGGGAGTTGAGGCCGCGCAGTGCGCCGCGGAGAGGGGCGCTCATCGCAGTCGGCGCCCTGCTCGTCATCCTGACCAACGCGATCATGTTCATCCTGCCCCCGCTCCTGCCGATCATCCAGGCGCAGTACGGACTCACCACCGTGTCCGCCGTCATGTGGATCTTCACTCTGCTCACGCTGGGAGGGGGCGCGGGCTACATCCTGCTTCCGCGACTCGCCGACGTGTCCGGCGATCGCAACGCGTCCGTGTTCGCCTCCGGGTGTCTTGCCGTCGGAGCGCTCGTCCCCGCCGTGGGCGACTCGTACCCGGCCCTGCTCATGGGGTCCACGATCATGGGCTTCGGCAGTGCGGCCCAACTGCTGCCCCTGGGCTTCCTGCGGCGGAACCTGGGGGAGGAGGGGATCATCACGGCGGTCCGCGTCCTGGTCGTCGCGTCAGGAGTCGGAATTGTCGTGGGCATGATCGGTGGCGGGCTCATTGTCGAGACCCTGTCCCTGCGTACGTTCTTCTGCATCCTCGCCGCGGCGTGCGTGGCGACCACGATCGCCTCGTTCGCGGCCATCCCCCATGTCCCGCCGGCGGAGTCCGGCGGTCGCATCGGCCTGCTCGGCACGGTGTGGCTGATCGCCTGGGTCGGGGCCGTGCTGCTGACTCTGACACAGGGCCTGGTGTGGGGAGGCGCGGCCGTCATCCCGTTGATCGCCGGTGTCGTCGGTGGAGTCCTGTGGGTGCGTGTCGAGCGGAAGTCCTCGGCCGCGGTGTTCGACGTGGTGCTGCTGAAGTCGCCCCTCGTCACCGTGGCGTGTCTGTCGATGGCGGTGTTCGGTGCCGTGAACGCGGCCTTCCTGTTGCTGCTCAGCACGTACAGCCAGGTCGTTCCCTCCTCCCTCCCGCCCGGGGAGGCGTACGGTCTCGGGCGCACCGCGCTGCAGACGGGCTGGCTCATGGTGCCTTTCGCGGTGATGTTCGTGGTGGGCGGCAAGGTGGTCGACCGTCTGGCCGCCAAGGGGCACGGTGCTTCCGTGCTCGTGACGGGGGCGCTCCTCAGCGCCGTGGGACTCGCCTGGCTCGCGCCGGCCCACGACCGCCCGTGGCACTATCTCGTGGGCGCCGGTGTGATCGGCCTCGGGTGCAGCATGGGATACGCGGCCGGTTTCGGCATCGCCCAGATGGCGGTGCCCGAGGAGAAGGCCGGAATGGCCGCCGGCGTGGCCGGCACCGCCATGGCGATCGGCATCGCATTCGGATCAGCACTGATCACCGGCGTGCTGAGCGCCTCGGTCGTCTCCGTTCCCGGAACGGAGGTCGAGGTCGCCGAGAAGAGCCTCTACGGCACGAGCTACTGGATCTCGGTCGGCCTGGCCCTGCTGATCGTGGTCGCCGTGCTCGTCTCGCGAGCGCGCAACGGCCGGCGCGTGCCCGCCGCGGCGTCCTGA
- a CDS encoding SpvB/TcaC N-terminal domain-containing protein: MPADPRVPGPSAIPTPTPTSPALSLPKAGGAIRGMGEKFGASSATGTASLSVPLALTAARGGVEPKLTLSYDSGSGNGPFGLGWSLDVASVSRTTDKGLPRYLDDSDVFQLSGAEDLVPAVSPPPRTDGPYEITCYRPRTEGLFARIERWRERATGATHWRTTSRSNVTSVFGRDPAARVADPADRSRVFRWLLEETADDRGNLVRYTYKAEDGPVTAERLLKRIHYGNTPGPEARFCFEVVFDYGEHDDTAPTPEEVRPWADRADPFSTRRPGFEVRTARLCRRVLLFHRIPELGPDPVLVSSTRFAHHEDPAVTTLTSVTHRGHAPASDGPATAELPPLTFTYTERTVTSETRPLRAAPGDPPPAMGPGTRWTDLDGDGIAGLLTETDGAWHYRANRGDGLLAAPVPVDPLPSGGGLARGRRLLDLAGDGRLSLAELAGPAPGHHRRTDDRGWAPFAPFSRLPALDWNAPGVHLVDLTGDGLADVLLDGDEGFTWHPSLGTDGFGDGLTAPAARTEERGPRLLLADPEQTVHLADMTGDGLTDLVRVRNGEIVYWPSLGHGRFGPKVTMAGAPRFDHPDRFDPRRVHLADVDGSAPADLVYAGPDRVRVWFNQAGNSWSPPETLHLATPTATSVAVTDLLGHGTACLVLTEPRPDTEPQVRYVDLMADGKPHLLRTVSNGMGLHTALSYASSTAQRLADEAAGRPWLTRLPFPVQVVTEVRTEDRVAGTVQVSTYRYRHGHYDGTEREFRGFGYVEHRDALSYPDGDDRAYEPPAVTRRWQHTGWTDLHLSTRFAHEYWRPGPDPSDTGPLLPDTVLPPGLTPEEARQAARALRGHPLREEIFAEDRDGALGVPYAVTETNHLLRLLQPQGEGPHCVVLAVPGETLTVHTERRADDPRTTHEVTLDFDDWGTVRRSARIAYPRAVPEGPEQARLWLTVDEHLPAHDTTVDGPWRIGTPVEDRSYEIGLAEPVTPTGPFSAAALADLLEEAARDEIPYHQPLSGAHPQRRLIARTRYTYCSDDLTEELPPRSTGLRALPWGVYRQAFADGQVQALYGDRVTDTTLAEAGYVRHGGLWWAPAPRQIFDPDRTYLPVAQIDPLGARWTIGYDPHLLHATEVTDPAGNRTRADLNYRVCRPWLLTDANGNRFGVRFDPLGFVVATAVLGKPDGAEGDHLDLTRAEPAREDDPTTRLDYALDTVPARFRQRARERHGDPGTPYQESWTYADGTGRVALVKARAEAVSGQPRWVGTGRTVYDSRGNPVKKYEPYFAPDPGYDTEPEMVERGVTPVVHHDPLGRPERTEYPDGTEERTVTGAWERTDWDRNDTVRGSRWQRERLALPDTHPRHRAALLADAHADTPTRVRLDALGRPRVTVVDLGGGQTLVTTVELDAQGNETSTLDARGIRVREQRFDMLGRPAHVRTAGAGERRTLLDAAGRPAHAWDARGTAFRHRHDGPGRPTHAYATAPGGTERLRTRWFYGESLPRPEEGNLRGRACLVLDGAGVTRTTEADFKGNTLQTVRRFARDPRGEPDWSALADHTDPEQALRAAAALLEDEEHTTRTAYDALNRPTRVTHPDGSRLFTAYNEAGLPETLELERPGEERRFLVRDLDYDEHGRRTLLERGCGTTTLTTYERDTFRLATVTTRAADGTPLQLLEYTYDPVGNVTATADRAQDTVFFANAVVPASRDYAYDPAYRLTAATGREHIGQTAPGMPQPDGPPLYPLPHVNDASAMRRYTERYTYDPGGNLLALVHSAGPEGSWTRRHEIAADSDRLLGSSLPGDPEGTHSARYTYDEEGCLTSMPHLPELRWDADDRLARAELGGGGTAHYQYDEHGQRVRATVENGPLTETRLYCGAWERYVRQGAPAGTLTRTTVRAEDEHGRIALAETTTGGGTADGTVLRYQLTDLLGSATVEIDQDGEPLSYEEYHPYGTTSFRSAAGAARVSLKRYRYTGRETDAETGFGHHGARYYAPWLGRWTSPDPAGPGADGPNLYAYARGNPVTLHDPHGLESTLPAVTHEGMLGGKVAKAWEDSVQHVLSGRYGGKDLKTNLQRFRDEVEWLTEMRGGPGSNKAKGTAINHARSIFSAVGQRFRYVTGMEKGIEIHHILDHLAKAPGKALDTANLALARGKAAVSGTTHGILHTAEELAAQGVANPVDAAARAAGKDGLYGAGRGTIKLGVRGQPAARAAEAAKGFRAAAASWFKGAAKTGEAALTKAATAASGAAKAAPEAASLAKNAKGAVKIAPLVGTGIALVGAFTDLKKGEYMHAAVNMISAAPGVGTVVSVVDLAVDKLVDHVGIPLLAKSEGFRNHVIAVNKFFGW, encoded by the coding sequence GTGCCCGCCGACCCCCGTGTCCCCGGTCCTTCTGCCATCCCCACGCCCACCCCCACCTCCCCAGCCCTCTCCCTCCCCAAAGCCGGCGGCGCGATCCGCGGCATGGGGGAGAAGTTCGGCGCCTCCTCGGCGACCGGCACGGCCTCGCTCTCGGTGCCGCTCGCGCTCACCGCCGCCCGCGGAGGCGTCGAGCCGAAGCTGACGCTGTCGTACGACTCCGGATCCGGCAACGGGCCCTTCGGGCTCGGCTGGTCGCTCGACGTGGCCTCCGTCTCCCGCACCACCGACAAGGGACTGCCGCGCTACCTCGACGACAGCGACGTCTTTCAGCTGTCCGGTGCCGAGGACCTGGTCCCCGCCGTCTCTCCGCCGCCCCGCACGGACGGGCCGTACGAGATCACCTGCTACCGGCCGCGCACCGAGGGGCTGTTCGCGCGGATCGAGCGGTGGCGGGAGCGCGCCACCGGCGCCACCCACTGGCGCACCACCTCACGGTCCAACGTCACCAGCGTCTTCGGTCGGGACCCGGCCGCCCGCGTCGCCGACCCGGCCGACCGCTCCCGCGTCTTCCGCTGGCTCCTGGAGGAGACCGCCGACGACCGCGGCAACCTGGTCCGGTACACCTACAAGGCCGAGGACGGGCCCGTCACCGCCGAGCGGCTGCTCAAGCGGATCCACTACGGCAACACCCCCGGACCGGAAGCCCGATTCTGCTTCGAGGTGGTCTTCGACTACGGCGAGCACGACGACACCGCCCCCACCCCCGAGGAGGTCCGGCCCTGGGCCGACCGGGCCGACCCGTTCTCCACCCGCAGGCCCGGCTTCGAAGTGCGCACGGCCCGCCTCTGCCGCCGTGTCCTGCTCTTCCACCGCATTCCCGAACTCGGCCCGGACCCCGTCCTCGTCAGCTCCACCCGGTTCGCCCACCACGAGGACCCCGCCGTCACCACGCTGACCTCGGTCACCCACCGCGGGCACGCCCCCGCCTCCGACGGGCCGGCCACCGCCGAACTGCCCCCGCTGACCTTCACGTACACCGAACGCACCGTCACCTCCGAGACGCGCCCGCTGCGCGCGGCCCCCGGCGATCCGCCCCCGGCCATGGGACCCGGCACCCGATGGACCGACCTCGACGGCGACGGCATCGCCGGGCTCCTCACCGAGACGGACGGCGCCTGGCACTACCGTGCCAACCGGGGCGACGGGCTGCTCGCCGCCCCGGTCCCGGTCGACCCGCTCCCCTCCGGTGGGGGACTGGCCCGCGGCCGCCGGCTGCTCGACCTGGCCGGGGACGGCCGGCTCTCGCTCGCCGAACTCGCCGGCCCCGCACCCGGCCACCACCGCCGCACCGACGACCGGGGCTGGGCGCCCTTCGCTCCCTTCTCCCGGCTCCCCGCCCTGGACTGGAACGCCCCCGGAGTCCACCTGGTCGACCTGACCGGCGACGGGCTCGCCGACGTCCTGCTCGACGGAGACGAGGGCTTCACCTGGCACCCGTCCCTCGGCACCGACGGCTTCGGCGACGGACTCACCGCCCCGGCCGCCCGCACCGAGGAACGCGGCCCCCGCCTCCTCCTCGCCGACCCCGAACAGACCGTCCACCTCGCCGACATGACCGGCGACGGCCTCACCGACCTCGTCCGCGTCCGCAACGGCGAGATCGTCTACTGGCCCAGCCTCGGCCACGGCCGCTTCGGCCCCAAGGTGACCATGGCCGGCGCCCCCCGCTTCGACCACCCCGACCGCTTCGATCCGCGCCGCGTCCACCTCGCCGACGTGGACGGCTCCGCCCCCGCCGACCTCGTCTACGCGGGCCCGGACCGCGTCCGGGTCTGGTTCAACCAGGCCGGCAACTCCTGGAGCCCGCCGGAGACCCTCCACCTCGCGACGCCCACCGCCACGTCAGTCGCCGTCACCGACCTGCTCGGCCACGGCACCGCCTGCCTCGTCCTCACCGAACCCCGCCCCGACACCGAGCCCCAGGTCCGCTACGTCGACCTCATGGCCGACGGCAAACCCCATCTGCTGCGCACCGTCTCCAACGGCATGGGCCTGCACACCGCACTGAGCTACGCGTCCTCCACCGCCCAGCGGCTCGCCGACGAGGCCGCCGGACGCCCCTGGCTCACCCGGCTCCCCTTCCCCGTCCAGGTCGTCACCGAGGTCCGCACCGAGGACCGGGTCGCGGGCACCGTCCAGGTCTCCACCTACCGCTACCGGCACGGCCACTACGACGGCACCGAACGCGAGTTCCGCGGCTTCGGATACGTCGAGCACCGCGACGCCCTGTCCTACCCGGACGGCGACGACCGCGCGTACGAACCGCCCGCCGTCACCCGCCGCTGGCAGCACACCGGCTGGACCGACCTCCACCTCTCCACCCGCTTCGCCCACGAGTACTGGCGCCCCGGCCCCGACCCGTCCGACACCGGCCCACTCCTCCCCGACACCGTCCTGCCGCCCGGGCTCACCCCCGAAGAGGCCCGCCAGGCCGCCCGCGCCCTGCGCGGCCACCCCCTGCGCGAGGAGATCTTCGCCGAGGACCGCGACGGCGCCCTCGGCGTGCCGTACGCCGTCACCGAGACCAACCACCTGCTGCGGCTGCTCCAGCCGCAGGGGGAAGGACCCCACTGCGTGGTCCTCGCCGTACCCGGCGAAACCCTCACCGTGCACACCGAGCGCCGGGCCGACGACCCGCGGACCACCCATGAGGTGACCCTGGACTTCGACGACTGGGGCACCGTGCGGCGCTCGGCCCGGATCGCCTACCCCCGGGCCGTCCCCGAAGGCCCCGAGCAGGCCCGGCTGTGGCTGACCGTCGACGAGCACCTGCCCGCCCACGACACCACCGTCGACGGCCCCTGGCGGATCGGAACCCCCGTCGAGGACCGCAGCTACGAGATCGGCCTCGCCGAACCGGTCACGCCCACCGGCCCGTTCTCCGCCGCCGCCCTCGCGGACCTCCTCGAGGAGGCCGCCCGTGACGAGATCCCGTACCACCAGCCCCTGTCCGGGGCACACCCGCAGCGCCGGCTGATCGCCCGCACCCGGTACACGTACTGCTCCGACGACCTGACCGAGGAGCTGCCGCCCCGCTCGACCGGACTGCGCGCCCTGCCCTGGGGCGTCTACCGGCAGGCGTTCGCCGACGGGCAGGTCCAGGCGCTGTACGGGGACCGCGTCACCGACACCACCCTCGCCGAAGCCGGCTACGTACGGCACGGAGGACTCTGGTGGGCGCCCGCCCCGCGGCAGATCTTCGACCCGGACCGCACCTACCTGCCCGTCGCCCAGATCGACCCCCTCGGAGCCCGCTGGACCATCGGCTACGACCCCCACCTGCTGCACGCCACCGAAGTCACCGACCCCGCCGGCAACCGCACCCGCGCCGACCTCAACTACCGGGTGTGCCGCCCCTGGCTGCTCACCGACGCCAACGGCAACCGCTTCGGGGTCCGCTTCGACCCCCTCGGCTTCGTCGTCGCCACCGCGGTCCTCGGCAAGCCCGACGGGGCGGAAGGCGACCACCTCGACCTGACCCGGGCGGAACCCGCCCGGGAGGACGACCCCACCACCCGGCTCGACTACGCCCTGGACACCGTCCCCGCCCGCTTCCGCCAACGTGCCAGGGAACGCCACGGCGACCCCGGCACCCCCTACCAGGAGTCGTGGACCTACGCCGACGGCACCGGTCGCGTCGCCCTGGTCAAAGCGCGGGCGGAGGCCGTCTCCGGGCAGCCCCGCTGGGTCGGCACCGGCCGCACCGTGTACGACTCCCGAGGCAACCCGGTCAAGAAGTACGAGCCGTACTTCGCTCCCGACCCCGGCTACGACACCGAGCCGGAGATGGTCGAGCGCGGAGTGACCCCCGTCGTCCACCACGACCCCCTGGGCAGGCCGGAGCGGACCGAGTACCCCGACGGCACCGAGGAACGGACGGTCACCGGGGCCTGGGAGCGCACCGACTGGGACCGCAACGACACCGTGCGCGGCAGCCGCTGGCAGCGCGAACGCCTCGCCCTGCCCGACACCCACCCCCGGCACCGGGCCGCCCTCCTCGCCGACGCCCACGCCGACACCCCCACCCGCGTCCGGCTCGACGCCCTGGGCCGCCCCCGCGTCACCGTCGTCGACCTCGGCGGCGGGCAGACCCTCGTCACCACCGTCGAACTCGACGCCCAGGGCAACGAGACGTCGACCCTCGACGCCCGTGGCATCCGCGTCCGCGAACAGCGCTTCGACATGCTCGGCCGGCCCGCCCACGTCCGCACCGCGGGCGCGGGCGAACGCCGCACGCTGCTCGACGCGGCCGGCCGGCCGGCGCACGCCTGGGACGCCCGGGGCACCGCCTTCCGGCACCGCCACGACGGCCCCGGGCGTCCCACCCACGCCTACGCCACCGCACCCGGCGGCACCGAGCGGCTGCGCACCCGCTGGTTCTACGGCGAGTCCCTGCCCCGGCCCGAGGAGGGCAATCTGCGCGGCCGGGCCTGCCTGGTCCTCGACGGTGCGGGCGTCACCCGCACCACCGAGGCCGACTTCAAGGGCAACACCCTCCAGACCGTGCGCCGCTTCGCCCGTGACCCGCGCGGCGAGCCCGACTGGTCGGCCCTGGCCGACCACACCGACCCGGAACAGGCCCTGCGGGCTGCCGCCGCGCTCCTGGAGGACGAGGAGCACACCACCCGCACCGCGTACGACGCCCTGAACCGGCCCACCCGGGTCACCCACCCCGACGGCAGCCGGCTGTTCACCGCGTACAACGAGGCCGGACTGCCCGAGACCCTGGAACTGGAACGGCCCGGCGAGGAACGCCGCTTCCTCGTCCGCGACCTCGACTACGACGAACACGGCCGCCGCACCCTGCTCGAACGCGGCTGCGGAACCACCACCCTGACCACCTACGAGCGGGACACCTTCCGTCTGGCCACCGTGACCACCCGGGCCGCCGACGGCACACCGCTCCAGCTCCTGGAGTACACCTACGACCCGGTGGGGAACGTGACGGCCACCGCCGACCGGGCCCAGGACACGGTGTTCTTCGCCAACGCCGTGGTCCCCGCCTCCCGCGACTACGCCTACGACCCGGCGTACCGGCTCACCGCCGCCACCGGTCGCGAGCACATCGGCCAGACCGCCCCCGGCATGCCGCAGCCCGACGGGCCGCCGCTGTACCCGCTTCCCCACGTCAACGACGCCTCGGCGATGCGCCGCTACACCGAGCGCTACACCTACGACCCGGGCGGCAACCTGCTCGCCCTCGTCCACAGCGCGGGCCCCGAAGGCAGCTGGACCCGGCGTCACGAGATCGCCGCCGACTCCGACCGGCTGCTCGGCTCCAGTCTCCCCGGAGACCCCGAGGGCACCCACTCGGCCCGCTACACCTACGACGAGGAGGGCTGCCTCACCTCCATGCCCCACCTGCCGGAACTCCGCTGGGACGCCGACGACCGGCTCGCCCGCGCCGAGCTGGGCGGCGGGGGCACCGCCCACTACCAGTACGACGAACACGGCCAACGGGTCCGCGCCACCGTCGAGAACGGGCCGCTGACCGAGACCCGGCTGTACTGCGGAGCCTGGGAGCGGTACGTCAGGCAGGGCGCCCCTGCCGGGACCCTGACCCGCACCACCGTGCGCGCCGAGGACGAACACGGCCGGATCGCCCTCGCCGAGACCACCACCGGCGGCGGCACCGCGGACGGCACGGTGCTGCGCTACCAGCTCACCGATCTGCTCGGCAGCGCGACCGTCGAGATCGACCAGGACGGCGAACCGCTCTCGTACGAGGAGTACCACCCGTACGGCACGACCTCCTTCCGGTCCGCGGCCGGCGCGGCCCGGGTCAGCCTCAAGCGCTACCGCTACACCGGCCGGGAGACCGACGCCGAGACCGGCTTCGGCCACCACGGCGCCCGCTACTACGCCCCCTGGCTCGGCCGCTGGACCAGCCCCGACCCGGCGGGACCCGGCGCCGACGGGCCCAACCTCTACGCCTACGCCCGGGGCAACCCGGTCACCCTGCACGACCCCCACGGCCTGGAGTCGACACTGCCGGCCGTCACCCACGAAGGGATGCTCGGCGGAAAGGTGGCGAAGGCGTGGGAGGACTCCGTCCAGCACGTGCTGTCCGGACGGTACGGAGGCAAGGACCTCAAGACGAACCTCCAGCGCTTCCGGGACGAGGTGGAGTGGCTCACGGAGATGCGCGGCGGCCCGGGCTCCAACAAGGCCAAGGGCACGGCGATCAACCACGCCCGCTCGATCTTCTCGGCGGTCGGGCAACGCTTCAGGTACGTGACGGGGATGGAGAAGGGCATCGAGATCCATCACATTCTCGACCACCTCGCGAAGGCGCCGGGCAAGGCCCTCGACACCGCCAACCTGGCGCTGGCCCGGGGCAAGGCGGCCGTGTCCGGCACGACGCACGGGATCCTGCACACGGCCGAGGAACTGGCCGCCCAAGGCGTCGCCAACCCCGTGGACGCGGCCGCCCGGGCCGCCGGCAAGGACGGTCTCTACGGCGCCGGGCGCGGCACGATCAAACTGGGCGTACGGGGACAGCCCGCGGCCCGGGCGGCCGAGGCCGCCAAGGGCTTCCGCGCGGCCGCCGCCTCCTGGTTCAAGGGCGCCGCGAAGACCGGAGAGGCCGCCCTGACGAAGGCCGCCACAGCCGCGTCCGGCGCAGCGAAGGCCGCGCCCGAGGCCGCCTCCCTGGCCAAGAACGCCAAGGGCGCCGTGAAGATCGCCCCGCTCGTCGGCACCGGTATCGCCCTCGTCGGCGCATTCACGGACCTCAAGAAGGGCGAATACATGCACGCCGCCGTCAACATGATCAGCGCCGCACCAGGCGTCGGCACCGTCGTCTCCGTCGTCGACCTCGCGGTCGACAAGCTCGTCGACCACGTGGGCATCCCGCTCCTGGCGAAGTCCGAGGGCTTCCGCAACCACGTGATCGCCGTCAACAAGTTCTTCGGATGGTGA